The Spodoptera frugiperda isolate SF20-4 chromosome 2, AGI-APGP_CSIRO_Sfru_2.0, whole genome shotgun sequence genome has a window encoding:
- the LOC118269431 gene encoding autophagy-related protein 101 isoform X4, which produces MNARTIAFELSMEGRQVDEVVACIFHTVLFHRSSGKFTYNNEESYSIRTVSYVDVDCDFIDFTYVCCESDALGRSVKREISDFSELLRGLDASSSPPRGSISLEFFQKRRARWPFQPECVPWEVWTVYCELARNDHDAHSKHENVVEMLQDKIVFITEIINRHEYVPKMPSRSDADLIFDTSYSDIQPYLFKINYNLSGAPPTSVGNTVRKLIRDTLSL; this is translated from the coding sequence ATGAACGCGCGCACCATCGCCTTCGAGCTGTCCATGGAGGGCAGGCAGGTGGACGAGGTCGTCGCCTGCATCTTCCACACCGTCCTCTTCCACCGCTCCAGTGGCAAGTTCACTTACAACAACGAAGAGAGCTACTCCATCCGCACCGTCAGCTACGTCGATGTGGATTGTGACTTCATAGACTTTACGTACGTCTGCTGCGAATCCGACGCGCTGGGTCGCAGTGTCAAGCGCGAGATCTCAGACTTCTCCGAGCTGCTGCGCGGACTGGACGCGAGCTCGTCCCCGCCGCGCGGCTCCATCAGCCTGGAGTTCTTCCAGAAGCGCCGCGCGCGCTGGCCCTTCCAGCCCGAGTGCGTGCCCTGGGAGGTGTGGACCGTCTACTGCGAGCTCGCGCGCAACGATCACGACGCGCACAGCAAGCACGAGAATGTCGTAGAGATGTTGCAGGACAAGATCGTCTTCATCACTGAGATCATCAACCGACACGAGTACGTGCCCAAGATGCCGAGCCGCTCGGACGCAGATCTCATCTTCGACACGTCCTACTCGGACATCCAGCCGTACCTGTTCAAGATAAACTACAACCTGTCGGGCGCGCCGCCCACGTCCGTGGGCAACACGGTGCGCAAGCTCATCCGCGACACGCTGTCGTTGTGA